In a genomic window of Struthio camelus isolate bStrCam1 chromosome 16, bStrCam1.hap1, whole genome shotgun sequence:
- the GLOD4 gene encoding glyoxalase domain-containing protein 4 yields MGARRALHFVFKVGDRGRSARFYRDLLGMRVLRHEEFEEGCKASCNGPYDGRWSKTMVGYGPEDNHFVAELTYNYGIGEYRLGNDFLGITLVSSQAVSNAKKLGWPLSEVATGIFETEAPGGYKFYLEDKEQRKQDPVLKVTLGVSDLQKSINYWSNLLGMKIYEKDEEKQRVLLGYADNQCKLELKNVGGAVDHGTAFGRIAFSCAKEELPNIEALMKKEHQKILTPLVSLDTPGKATVQVIILADPDGHEICFVGDEAFRDLSKVDPNGDKLLDDAMAADKSDKWFAEKNMKKASA; encoded by the exons ATGGGGGCGCGGCGCGCGCTGCACTTCGTCTTCAAAGTGGGCGACCGCGGCCGCAGCGCGCGCTTCTACCGCGACCTGCTGGGCATGAGG GTCCTGAGACATGAAGAGTTCGAGGAAGGCTGTAAAGCTAGCTGCAATGG CCCTTATGATGGAAGGTGGAGTAAAACAATGGTGGGCTATGGACCAGAAGACAATCACTTTGTTGCAGAATTGACGTACAATTACGGTATTGGAGAATATCGACTTGGCAATGACTTTCTG GGCATAACACTTGTGTCCAGCCAGGCTGTGAGCAATGCTAAGAAGCTGGGATGGCCCCTCAGCGAAGTTGCCACTGGTATATTTGAAACTGAGGCCCCGGGAGGATACAAGTTCTACTTGGAAGACAAAGAACAACGAAAGCAAG ATCCTGTGCTAAAGGTAACTTTGGGTGTCTCCGATCTGCAGAAGTCTATTAACTACTGGTCTAATTTGCTTGGGATGAAAATATATGAGAAGGATGAGGAAAAGCAAAGGGTTTTACTAGGCTATGCAGATAACCAG tgtAAATTGGAGTTGAAGAACGTTGGAGGAGCAGTGGATCATGGGACGGCATTTGGGCGGATTGCCTTTTCCTGCGCAAAGGAAGAG ttgCCAAACATTGAAGCACTCATGAAAAAGGAGCATCAGAAAATTTTAACACCTCTAGTTAGCTTGGACACACCTGGCAAAGCCACAGTGCAAGTGATTATTTTGGCGGATCCT GATGGCCATGAAATCTGCTTTGTGGGAGATGAAGCATTTAGAGATCTGTCCAAGGTGGATCCTAATGGTGATAAACTGTTAGATGAT GCCATGGCAGCAGACAAGAGTGACAAATGGTTTGcagagaaaaacatgaagaaGGCTTCTGCTTAG
- the MRM3 gene encoding rRNA methyltransferase 3, mitochondrial: protein MAALGRLAPGLGRPLLRPAGPPEAAAGRRWVRALRRSPVRVLPPQKERGAAAAEERQAPAEPRPPPAVERRSGGPGLWYEKAAPGDRRLGKAVTVAKSRKFRDHHGKVLLEGHRLIKDALQAGAVLQTLFFSTVGHLKELPEAELKRANLVKVKFEDIKSWSDLITPQGLIGIFSKPDHAKMAYPAAQLTNSLPVLLICDNIRDPGNLGTILRSAAGAGCEKVLLTKGCVDPWEPKVLRAGMGAHFRVPIVANLDWESVPSNLPAGVQVCVADNKDPGVQTETEFTSGSASSSVSVSSNLQAPVKSKPKAHPSESEAGEGMAGVGVPELAAQYYYENWVQTPVAVVIGGETQGLSPAALHLAASTGGKRLVIPVVPGVDSLNSAIAAGIVLFEGKRQLLWRYKQDERQTFPVVG, encoded by the exons atggcggcgctggGGCGGTTGGCGCCGGGCCTGGGCCGCCCGCTGCtgcggcccgcggggccgcccgaggccgccgccgggcggcgcTGGGTGCGGGCGCTGAGGCGGAGCCCGGTGCGGGTGCTGCCGCCGCAGAaggagcggggcgcggcggcggccgaggagcGGCAGGCCCCGGCGgagccccgcccgccgccggctgtGGAGCGGCGCTCGGGCGGGCCGGGGCTGTGGTACGAGAAGGCGGCGCCCGGTGACAGGAGGCTGGG AAAAGCGGTGACTGTTGCCAAGTCGAGGAAGTTTCGGGACCATCACGGGAAGGTTCTGCTGGAGGGTCACAGGCTGATCAAGGATGCCCTGCAGGCCGGAGCTGTGCTGCAGACTCTCTTCTTCAGCACCGTGGGCCACCTGAAGGAGCTGCCCGAGGCAGAGCTAAAACGAGCCAACTTAGTGAAAGTGAAATTTGAAGACATTAAGAGCTGGTCTGACCTCATAACTCCTCAGGGGCTTATAG GGATCTTTTCCAAGCCTGACCATGCCAAGATGGCTTATCCTGCTGCTCAGCTAACCAACTCATTGCCAGTGCTCCTAATCTGTGACAACATCCGAGATCCAGGAAACTTGGGGACTATTCTGAGatctgcagcaggagcaggctgtgAAAAAGTGCTGCTCACCAAAG GCTGTGTGGATCCGTGGGAGCCAAAGGTGCTTCGTGCAGGTATGGGAGCTCACTTCCGTGTGCCCATCGTTGCCAATCTGGACTGGGAATCTGTTCCCAGCAATCTCCCTGCTGGCGTCCAGGTCTGTGTGGCTGACAACAAAGACCCAGGCGTGCAGACTGAGACAGAGTTCACGTCAGGGAGCGCCAGCAGCTCCGTCTCTGTTTCTAGCAACTTGCAGGCTCCTGTAAAATCAAAACCCAAGGCTCATCCTTCTGAGAGTGAGGCTGGGGAGGGAATGGCGGGTGTCGGTGTCCCAGAGCTCGCTGCACAGTATTACTACGAGAACTGGGTACAAACCCCTGTGGCAGTAGTGATTGGCGGAGAGACCCAAGGTCTGAGTCCAGCTGCACTTCACCTCGCAGCAAGCACAGGGGGGAAGAGACTGGTCATTCCTGTGGTCCCAGGCGTGGACAGCTTGAACTCTGCGATAGCTGCTGGTATTGTGCTGTTTGAAGGGAAGAGACAATTGCTGTGGAGGTACAAGCAAGATGAAAGGCAGACGTTCCCTGTGGTAGGCTAA